In the Arachis ipaensis cultivar K30076 chromosome B10, Araip1.1, whole genome shotgun sequence genome, one interval contains:
- the LOC107620988 gene encoding citrate-binding protein-like has translation MQVFGAHPKRATTLMLRMIDGWLAYYGGPFLVPNMWERWFRLNVIHDVEASIVKVYVDGVQVYQAPGHGGSFHYFKFGLYAQPNASYYMESRWKGIRVLKKDYY, from the coding sequence ATGCAAGTTTTTGGGGCACACCCGAAGAGAGCCACGACTCTTATGTTGAGAATGATTGACGGTTGGCTTGCATATTATGGGGGTCCATTCCTGGTTCCAAACATGTGGGAGAGATGGTTCCGTTTGAATGTGATCCATGATGTGGAGGCCTCCATCGTGAAGGTTTATGTTGATGGTGTTCAAGTTTACCAAGCACCTGGTCATGGTGGTTCCTTCCACTACTTCAAATTTGGGCTTTATGCACAACCTAATGCTTCCTACTACATGGAATCCCGCTGGAAAGGAATTAGAGTTCTCAAGAAAGATTATTACTAA